In a single window of the Streptomyces sp. CGMCC 4.7035 genome:
- a CDS encoding META domain-containing protein gives MDKHRLTLSVLTLLPLAVACGTEAGSGGGGSVGVDTDPPVTGVHWRVDSLTTGGTTRNAPAGAYLRIDDHGQAHGNYGCNSFGAPATVRGDRIDLGPAQSTDMACEKAPMAFEAAFSRTLADGSLTAAVDRNELTLTAEDGDRVRLTKENGAPLYGTRWQVTSLVDGDVASSLPAAATGRVWFVLDKESGTASGSLGCNRFTARATVRDGHLTLGAPRTTRKMCDASLMNTEKTLSGLFGRPLAYAIDHRSATLTSENGKGVNVVAEQ, from the coding sequence ATGGACAAGCACCGGCTGACTCTCAGCGTCCTGACCCTGCTCCCGCTCGCGGTGGCCTGCGGTACCGAAGCCGGTTCGGGCGGCGGCGGTTCCGTCGGCGTGGACACCGACCCACCCGTCACCGGCGTCCACTGGCGCGTCGACAGCCTCACCACCGGCGGCACCACCAGGAACGCCCCCGCCGGCGCGTACCTGCGCATCGACGACCACGGCCAGGCCCACGGCAACTACGGCTGCAACAGCTTCGGCGCGCCCGCCACCGTCCGGGGCGACCGCATCGACCTCGGCCCCGCCCAGTCCACCGACATGGCCTGCGAGAAGGCTCCGATGGCCTTCGAAGCGGCCTTCTCCCGCACGCTCGCCGACGGTTCGCTCACCGCCGCCGTCGACCGGAACGAACTGACGCTCACCGCCGAGGACGGCGACCGCGTCCGCCTCACCAAGGAGAACGGCGCGCCGCTGTACGGCACCAGGTGGCAGGTCACCTCCCTGGTCGACGGGGACGTCGCGTCCTCCCTGCCCGCCGCGGCCACCGGCAGGGTCTGGTTCGTCCTCGACAAGGAGTCCGGCACGGCATCGGGCAGCCTGGGCTGCAACCGGTTCACGGCGAGGGCGACCGTACGCGACGGTCATCTCACTCTGGGCGCTCCCAGGACGACCCGCAAGATGTGCGACGCCTCACTCATGAACACGGAGAAGACCCTGAGCGGGCTCTTCGGCCGACCGCTCGCCTACGCCATCGATCATCGCAGCGCCACGCTGACCAGCGAAAACGGCAAGGGGGTCAACGTGGTCGCCGAGCAGTGA
- the purF gene encoding amidophosphoribosyltransferase, giving the protein MPRGDGRLNHDLLPGEKGPQDACGVFGVWAPGEEVAKLTYFGLYALQHRGQESAGIAVSNGSQILVFKDMGLVSQVFDETSLGSLQGHIAVGHARYSTTGASVWENAQPTFRATAHGSIALGHNGNLVNTAQLAEMVAALPKENGRATQVAATNDTDLVTALLAGQVDGDGKPLTIEEAAAAILPQVKGAFSLVFMDEETLYAARDPQGIRPLVLGRLERGWVVASETAALDITGASFVREIEPGEFVAIDENGIRTSRFAEAKPKGCVFEYVYLARPDTDIAGRNVYLSRVEMGRRLAKEAPAEADLVIATPESGTPAAIGYAEASGIPFGAGLVKNAYVGRTFIQPSQTIRQLGIRLKLNPLKEVIKGKRLVVVDDSIVRGNTQRALVRMLREAGAAEVHIRISSPPVKWPCFFGIDFATRAELIANGMSVDEIGRSLGADSLAYISIDGMIEATTIAKPNLCRACFDGEYPMELPDPELLGKQLLETELAAGPAATAASDAIRRP; this is encoded by the coding sequence GTGCCACGTGGTGACGGTCGACTCAATCACGATCTGCTCCCCGGTGAGAAGGGCCCCCAGGACGCGTGTGGCGTCTTCGGTGTCTGGGCTCCGGGTGAAGAGGTCGCAAAGCTCACGTACTTCGGGCTCTACGCCCTCCAGCATCGAGGCCAGGAATCCGCGGGTATCGCGGTCAGCAACGGCTCTCAGATCCTCGTCTTCAAGGACATGGGCCTGGTCTCCCAGGTCTTCGACGAGACCTCGCTCGGTTCGCTCCAGGGTCACATCGCGGTCGGTCACGCCCGCTACTCGACCACCGGCGCCTCCGTGTGGGAGAACGCCCAGCCGACGTTCCGCGCCACCGCGCACGGTTCCATCGCGCTCGGCCACAACGGCAACCTCGTCAACACGGCGCAGCTCGCCGAGATGGTCGCCGCCCTCCCCAAGGAGAACGGCCGCGCCACGCAGGTGGCCGCGACGAACGACACCGACCTCGTCACCGCCCTCCTCGCGGGCCAGGTGGACGGCGACGGCAAGCCGCTGACCATCGAGGAAGCGGCCGCCGCGATCCTCCCGCAGGTCAAGGGCGCCTTCTCGCTCGTCTTCATGGACGAGGAGACCCTCTACGCGGCCCGCGACCCGCAGGGCATCCGCCCGCTGGTCCTCGGCCGTCTGGAGCGCGGCTGGGTGGTCGCCTCAGAGACCGCCGCGCTCGACATCACGGGCGCCAGCTTCGTCCGCGAGATCGAGCCGGGCGAGTTCGTCGCCATCGACGAGAACGGCATTCGTACGTCCCGGTTCGCGGAAGCGAAGCCCAAGGGCTGTGTCTTCGAGTACGTGTACCTGGCCCGCCCCGACACCGACATCGCCGGCCGGAACGTTTACCTCTCCCGTGTCGAGATGGGCCGCCGCCTCGCCAAGGAGGCACCCGCCGAGGCCGATCTGGTCATAGCGACGCCCGAGTCCGGCACCCCCGCCGCGATCGGCTACGCGGAGGCCTCCGGCATCCCGTTCGGCGCCGGCCTGGTGAAGAACGCGTACGTCGGCCGCACCTTCATCCAGCCCTCGCAGACGATCCGCCAGCTCGGCATCCGTCTGAAGCTGAACCCCCTGAAGGAAGTCATCAAGGGCAAGCGCCTGGTCGTCGTCGACGACTCGATCGTGCGCGGCAACACCCAGCGGGCGCTGGTGCGGATGCTGCGCGAGGCGGGCGCGGCGGAGGTCCACATCCGGATCTCCTCTCCCCCCGTGAAGTGGCCCTGCTTCTTCGGTATCGACTTCGCCACCCGCGCCGAGCTGATCGCCAACGGCATGTCGGTCGACGAGATCGGCCGGTCCCTCGGCGCGGACTCCCTGGCGTACATCTCCATCGACGGCATGATCGAGGCGACCACCATCGCCAAGCCGAACCTGTGCCGTGCCTGCTTCGACGGCGAGTACCCGATGGAGCTGCCCGACCCGGAGCTGCTGGGCAAGCAGCTGCTGGAGACCGAGCTGGCGGCCGGTCCTGCCGCCACGGCCGCGTCCGACGCGATCCGTCGCCCGTAA
- a CDS encoding maleylpyruvate isomerase family mycothiol-dependent enzyme: MPPAKKRTRTYDPAKTRAAVLAQFGNVREAVATLTAEQLVLPTRLGDWTVRELIAHTGMALAAVGRFLDKPEPPKQDATVLDWPFATSANSGAIAEVAQQLAERNPDLDAFLAGIEKQFTEHLARHPGSRLLDTSAGAMPLSDYLVTRTVELVVHTDDLNAAVPGLDIPYDRQALAASTRLLADALAVKAPGASTEVRIPPYAVVQCVEGPRHTRGTPPNVVETDPLTWIRLATGRMGWQSALADAKVGASGERADLGALLPLMA; encoded by the coding sequence ATGCCCCCGGCCAAGAAGCGCACACGGACGTACGACCCCGCCAAGACCCGCGCCGCGGTCCTCGCCCAGTTCGGGAACGTGCGGGAAGCCGTCGCCACCCTCACCGCCGAGCAACTCGTGCTCCCCACCCGGCTCGGGGACTGGACCGTCCGGGAACTGATCGCGCACACCGGCATGGCTCTTGCGGCCGTCGGCCGGTTCCTCGACAAGCCGGAGCCGCCGAAGCAGGACGCGACGGTCCTTGACTGGCCGTTCGCGACCTCGGCCAACTCCGGGGCCATCGCCGAGGTCGCCCAGCAACTGGCCGAGCGGAATCCCGACCTCGACGCCTTCCTCGCCGGCATCGAGAAGCAGTTCACCGAACACCTCGCGCGGCACCCCGGCAGCCGACTGCTCGACACGAGCGCGGGCGCCATGCCGCTGAGCGACTACCTGGTCACCCGCACCGTCGAACTCGTCGTCCACACCGACGACCTGAACGCCGCCGTCCCGGGCCTCGACATCCCGTACGACCGTCAGGCCCTCGCCGCCTCCACCCGGTTGCTCGCCGACGCGCTCGCCGTGAAGGCACCCGGTGCCTCGACCGAGGTACGCATCCCGCCGTACGCCGTCGTGCAGTGCGTCGAGGGCCCCCGCCACACCCGCGGCACCCCGCCGAACGTCGTCGAGACCGACCCGTTGACCTGGATCCGGCTGGCGACGGGCCGAATGGGGTGGCAGTCCGCTCTCGCCGACGCCAAGGTCGGCGCGAGCGGCGAACGGGCCGACCTCGGCGCTCTGTTGCCCCTGATGGCGTGA
- a CDS encoding DUF3073 domain-containing protein encodes MGRGRAKAKQTKVARQLKYNSGGTDLSRLANELGASTSNQPPNGEPFEDDEDDDPYAQYADLYNDDDEDEEDEQSGPTSQRRGA; translated from the coding sequence ATGGGGCGCGGCCGGGCCAAGGCCAAGCAGACGAAGGTCGCCCGCCAGCTGAAGTACAACAGCGGCGGGACTGACCTGTCGCGTCTGGCCAACGAGCTGGGCGCTTCGACTTCGAACCAGCCGCCGAACGGCGAGCCGTTCGAGGACGACGAAGACGACGACCCGTACGCCCAGTACGCGGATCTGTACAACGACGACGATGAGGACGAAGAGGACGAGCAGTCCGGTCCCACGTCGCAGCGTCGCGGCGCTTGA
- the purM gene encoding phosphoribosylformylglycinamidine cyclo-ligase: MSETKSGASYAAAGVDIEAGDRAVELMKEWVKKTQRPEVLGGLGGFAGLFDASALKRYERPLLASATDGVGTKVDIARRMGVYDTIGHDLVAMVMDDIVVCGAEPLFMTDYICVGKVHPERVAAIVKGIAEGCVLAGCALVGGETAEHPGLLGPDDFDVAGAGTGVVEADRLLGAERIRKGDAVIAMAASGLHSNGYSLVRHVLLDRAKLGLDQHIEELGRTLGEELLEPTKIYSLDCLALTRTAEVHAFSHITGGGLAANLARVIPDDLHAIVDRSTWTPAPVFDLVGRTGDVERLELEKTLNMGVGMMAIVPEESVDVALAALADRGVDAWVAGEITDRGEHETGALLVGDYA, encoded by the coding sequence ATGTCTGAGACGAAGTCCGGCGCTTCCTACGCCGCCGCCGGCGTGGACATCGAAGCCGGTGACCGTGCCGTCGAGCTCATGAAGGAGTGGGTGAAGAAGACGCAGCGCCCCGAGGTCCTCGGCGGCCTCGGCGGCTTCGCCGGCCTCTTCGACGCCTCCGCCCTCAAGCGCTACGAGCGTCCGCTGCTCGCCTCCGCCACCGACGGCGTGGGTACGAAGGTCGACATCGCGCGCCGGATGGGCGTCTACGACACCATCGGCCACGACCTGGTCGCCATGGTCATGGACGACATCGTGGTGTGCGGCGCCGAGCCGCTGTTCATGACCGACTACATCTGCGTCGGCAAGGTCCACCCGGAGCGCGTCGCGGCGATCGTCAAGGGCATCGCCGAGGGCTGTGTGCTGGCCGGGTGCGCCCTGGTCGGCGGTGAGACGGCCGAACACCCCGGCCTCCTCGGCCCGGACGACTTCGACGTCGCGGGCGCCGGTACGGGCGTCGTGGAGGCCGACCGGCTGCTCGGCGCGGAACGCATCCGCAAGGGTGACGCGGTGATCGCCATGGCGGCCTCCGGACTTCACTCGAACGGGTACTCGCTCGTGCGGCACGTCCTCCTCGACCGGGCGAAGCTCGGCCTCGACCAGCACATCGAGGAACTGGGCCGCACCCTCGGCGAGGAACTGCTGGAGCCCACCAAGATCTACTCGCTGGACTGCCTGGCGCTGACCCGCACCGCCGAGGTGCACGCGTTCAGCCACATCACCGGCGGCGGACTCGCGGCCAACCTGGCCCGGGTGATCCCGGACGACCTGCACGCGATCGTCGACCGCTCCACCTGGACCCCGGCTCCGGTCTTCGACCTCGTCGGCAGGACCGGCGACGTCGAGCGCCTGGAGCTGGAGAAGACCCTGAACATGGGCGTCGGCATGATGGCGATCGTGCCGGAGGAGTCGGTAGACGTGGCGCTGGCCGCCCTGGCCGACCGCGGGGTCGACGCCTGGGTCGCCGGTGAGATCACGGACCGGGGCGAGCACGAGACGGGCGCCCTCCTGGTCGGCGACTACGCCTGA
- a CDS encoding Leu/Phe/Val dehydrogenase, which yields MTDVTDGVLHTLFHSDQGGHEQVVLCQDRASGLKAVIAIHSTALGPALGGTRFYPYATEEEAVADALNLARGMSYKNAMAGLDHGGGKAVIIGDPERIKTEELLLAYGRFVASLGGRYVTACDVGTYVADMDVVARECRWTTGRSPENGGAGDSSVLTAYGVFQGMRASAQHLWGDPTLRGRKVGIAGVGKVGHYLVEHLLEDGAQVVITDVRPDAVRRVLDAHPEVVVAADTDALIRTEGLDIYAPCALGGALNDDSVPVLTAKVVCGAANNQLAHPGVEKDIADRGILYAPDYVVNAGGVIQVADELHGFDFARCKAKAAKIFDTTLAIFARAKEDGIPPAAAADRIAEQRMAEARGR from the coding sequence GTGACCGACGTAACCGACGGCGTCCTGCACACCCTGTTCCACTCGGACCAGGGGGGCCACGAGCAGGTCGTGCTCTGCCAGGACCGGGCCAGTGGCCTCAAGGCCGTCATCGCGATCCACTCCACCGCCCTGGGCCCCGCCCTCGGCGGCACGCGCTTCTACCCGTACGCCACCGAGGAGGAGGCCGTCGCCGACGCGCTGAACCTCGCGCGCGGGATGTCGTACAAGAACGCCATGGCCGGCCTGGACCACGGCGGCGGCAAGGCCGTGATCATCGGTGACCCCGAGCGGATCAAGACCGAGGAGCTGCTGCTGGCGTACGGCCGTTTCGTGGCCTCGCTCGGCGGGCGCTACGTCACCGCGTGCGACGTCGGCACGTATGTGGCCGACATGGACGTCGTGGCGCGGGAGTGCCGCTGGACCACCGGCCGCTCCCCGGAGAACGGCGGCGCGGGCGACTCCTCCGTCCTCACCGCCTACGGCGTCTTCCAGGGCATGCGGGCCTCCGCCCAGCACCTGTGGGGCGACCCGACGCTGCGCGGCCGGAAGGTCGGCATCGCCGGCGTCGGCAAGGTCGGTCACTACCTGGTCGAGCACCTGCTGGAGGACGGCGCCCAGGTCGTGATCACGGATGTGCGCCCCGACGCCGTACGCCGGGTCCTCGACGCGCACCCGGAGGTCGTCGTCGCCGCCGACACAGACGCCCTCATCCGCACCGAAGGGCTCGACATCTACGCGCCCTGTGCGCTCGGCGGCGCACTGAACGACGACTCCGTGCCGGTGCTGACGGCGAAGGTGGTGTGCGGCGCGGCCAACAACCAGCTCGCGCACCCGGGCGTGGAGAAGGACATCGCCGACCGCGGGATCCTGTACGCGCCGGACTACGTCGTCAACGCCGGCGGCGTCATCCAGGTCGCCGACGAGCTGCACGGCTTCGACTTCGCCCGGTGCAAGGCGAAGGCGGCGAAGATCTTCGACACCACGCTGGCCATATTCGCACGCGCGAAGGAGGACGGCATTCCGCCGGCCGCCGCGGCCGACCGGATCGCCGAGCAGCGGATGGCGGAGGCACGCGGCCGGTGA